The Thermoleophilia bacterium nucleotide sequence CGCTGCCCCGAGCTGAGTGCGCCTCAGCCGCGCCCCCGGCCGATGGCGATCGTGCCGGTGCGCACGACCTCGAGAATACCGAGCGGCTTCATGAGCTCAAGGAGCGCCTCGACCTTGTCGGCGGTGCCCACCACCCGAAGCGTGACGTGACGGCGATCGACGTCGACGATCTTAGCCTTGAAGATCTCGGCGATCTGTAGCACCTCGGTACGCTTTTCACCCTCGCCGGCGACCTTGACGAGCAGCAGTTCGGCTTCGTACGAGCTCGAAGGATCGAGGTCGCGGATCTTGATCACATTGATCAGCTTGTGGAGTTGCTTGGTGACCTGGTCAACAGGGTGCGCGTCGGCATCGATCGTGATCGTGATGCGTGAGAGAGCCGGGTCTTCGGAGCTGCCCACAGCGAGACTCTCGATGTTGAATCCGCGGCGGGCGAAGAGGCCCGCGACTCGCGTGAGCACACCCGGTTTGTCTTCGACGAGGATGGAGAGCGTGTGCTTCATGACTTCCTCCCGCCCTTCGGGTGGCCGCCAATCATCTCGGTGATCTCCTTGCCGGCCGGGACCATCGGGTAGACGTTCTCCTCCTGTGCCACACGGAAGTCGATGACGGCGGGGCGCCCGCTGGCGATGGCCTCCTGCAGGGCGGGCGCCACGTCTTCTTTGGTGTCCACGCGCAGACCGAGGGCGCCGAACGCCTCAGCCAGCTTGGCGAAGTCTGGCTGCACCTCGATGCAGGTCTGCGAGTAGCGCTTGTGCCAGAAGAGGTCTTGCCATTGGCGCACCATGCCGAGGTACTTGTTGTTGAGGATGCAGGTAACCACGGGGACGTCGTAGTTCACCGCGGTCGCCATCTCTTGCATCGTCATCTGGAAGCCACCGTCGCCACAGATGTTGACGACCGTCGCCTCAGGGCGGGCAACCTTGGCCCCGATCGCCGCCGGCAGACCGAAGCCCATGGTGCCCAAACCGCCGGAGCTGATCCACTGACGCGGCTTGGTGAACGTGTAGTACTGCGTCGTCCACATCTGGTGCTGACCCACGTCCGTGCAGACGACGGCATCGTGGTTGGTGAGGCGATCGATTTCTTCGATCACGAACTGCGGCGCCAGGCTGCCGTCGGCAGGATCCTCGTAATGCATCGGGTAGGTCTCTTTGCGATCGGCGATGCGCGCCAGCCATTCGGCGCTGCGCTCCGGACTCCATTCCAGACCGTCTAGCTCCTTGACCAGCCCGGCGGCGACCGACTTGGCGTCGCCCACGATAGGCACGAGAGGGACGATGTTCTTACCCACCTCGGCTGGATCGATGTCGGCGTGGATGACCTTGGCGTGCGGCGCGAAGGCCGAGAGCTTGCCGGTGACGCGATCGTCGAAGCGCGCGCCGATGGCAATGATGAGGTCGCACTCATGCAGCGCGTAGTTCGCCGTCACGGTGCCGTGCATGCCGAGCATGCCCATGCTGAGCTCGTGCGTCTCGGGGAACGAACCGAGACCCATGAAGGTGGTGGCCACCGGCAGACGACGCAGCTCGGCGAGCTGAAGGATCTGGGCGGCGGCGCCGGAGGCGATAGCGCCGCCCCCGATGTACAGCACCGGCCGCTCAGCCTCGTTGATGAGCTTCGCGGCCGCCTTGATCTGCTTGATGTGCGGCTGCATGGTGGGCTTGTAGCCAGGCAGGTCGATCTTGCCCGGAGTGGAGTACTCCACCTCGCCGAGGGCCGTATCGACCGGCACGTCGATGACGACAGGGCCGGGCCGTCCCGTGGAGGCGATATAGACGGCCTCGTGCAGCACCTGCGGCAGATCGGCCGAGTTCTTGACCAGATACGAGTGCTTGACGATCGGCAGCGTGATGCCGGTGACGTCCGCCTCTTGGAACGCATCGGTGCCGATGAGGTCGCTGCGCACCTGCCAGGTGATGGCGACCATCGGGATGGAGTCGAGATACGCGTTGGCGATGCCGGTGGTGAGGTTGGTCGCGCCCGGACCACTGGTAGCGGTGCAGACGCCGACTCGACCGGTAGCGCGAGCGTAGCCGTCGGCCGCGTGCGCCGCTCCTTGTTCGTGGCGCACGAGCACATGGCGCAGCTTCTTGGCATCGTAGAGTGCATCGTAGAACGGAATGGCAACCCCGCCGGGGAAGCCGAAGATGGTGTCGACGCCCTCGTTCTCGAGGGCTTGCACAAGCGCTTGCGCGCCTCTCATTCTCTTCTCGGGTGTCATTGCAGCACAGCTCCCTTCTCCGCGCCGGAGACGAGTTTGACGTAACGGGCGAGATAGCCGGTTACGCCGTCGCGCGGCGGAATGGGCGGCTGTGCCGCCCGACGCCGCGCGATCTCGTCCTCCGTAACTTCGAGAGTGAGTGTGCGTGCGGGAATGTCGATGCTGATCGTGTCGCCCTCTTTGACGAGGCCGATGGCGCCGCCGGCGTGCGCCTCGGGCGACACGTGGCCGATGGCGGCCCCGCGGGTCGCGCCACTGAAGCGCCCGTCGGTGATGAGCGCCACTTCGGCGCCGAGACCTTGCCCGGAGAGCATCGAGGTTGCGCTCAGCATCTCGGGCATTCCGGGTGCGCCCTTCGGGCCTTCGTTGCGGATGACGACCACCGAGCCGCTCGGGATCTGCCGTGCGGCGATGGCGGCCACTGCATCCTTTTCGCTCTCGAAGACCCGCGCGGGGCCGCTGTGGACGAGCATCTCGTCGGCCACGGCCCCTTCCTTGACGACCGAACCCTGCGGGGCGAGATTGCCGAAGAGCACGGCCAAGCCCCCGGTGGCATGGTAGGCGCGATCGAGCGGACGGATAACGTCGTCGTCGACGACGCGCGCGCGCGCCACCGCCTCGGCGACAGTGCCGCCGGCCACCGAGAGAGCGGAGCCGTCCATGAGGCCGGCGTCGATAAGCTGCTTCATGACCGCCTGAATACCGCCGGCCCGGTACAAGTCTTCCATGTGATGCGTGCCGGCCGGCGCGATCTTGCAGATATGCGGCACCTTGGCCGCGATCTCGTTGATGCGCTCGAGCGGGAAGGCCACGCCCGCCTCGGTGGCGATCGCCGCCAGGTGCAGCACGGTGTTCGTGCTGCAGCCCATGCTGGCGTCGGCTGCGAGGGCATTGCCGACGCTCACATCGGTAATGAGCTGACGCGGCGTGAGTCCGCGGGCGAGGACGTTCATCACCTGCTCGCCCGTATCTTTGGCGAAGCGGATGCGCTCGCTGTACGGCGCGGGGATGGTGCCGTTGCCGGGCAGCGCCAGACCGAGCACTTCGGCCAGGCTGTTCATGGAGTTGGCTGTAAACATCCCCGAGCACGATCCGCAAGTGGGACACGCACTGCATTCGATCGCCTTGAGGCCCTCGTCGTCGAGCGCGCCCGCCTGATACTGCCCGACCGCCTCGAAGACGCTGTTCAGGTCGAGCGCCTTGCCGTCCAGGTGGCCGGCCAGCATAGGTCCGCCGCCGACCATGATCGCCGGCACGTCCAGACGCGCCGCCGCCATCATCATGCCGGGAATGATCTTGTCGCAGCACGGCACCAGCACGAGTGCATCAAAGGCGTGCGCCATCGTCATTGCTTCAACGGTGTCGGCGATGATCTCGCGACTGGGCAGCGAGTAGTGCATGCCCTTGTGATTCATGGCGATGCCGTCGCACACACCCATCACGCCGAACTCAAAGGGTGTGCCGCCGGCGCTGCGCACGCCGCCCTTGACCGCCTCGACGAGGGTGCGCAGGTGCATGTGACCAGGTACCACCTCACTGAACGAGTTGGCGATGCCGATGAACGGCCGCTCCATCTCGCTGTCGCTGACGCCGAGGGCGCGCAGCAGCGAGCGGTGCGGGGCACGAGCGATTCCCTGCTTGATCTCGTCGCTTCTCACGATCGGTTCACCCCTTCCGTGCAGACGTGCGGAGCCGGCCGCAAGCATGCGCTGCCGCGCGACCGGCGGCCGTAAAGACGGAATCATACCGGAATTAGTCTGAAAAGCGTATCCCCCCACGCGTCCACCATTGAGGGCCCTCCAGGCGCCGCTGACGCCCCCGCTGCGACCGCTAGCCGACGAGTCATCGCCACGATAGTGATGTATCTCTATCGTGCTAATCAGGAATCGCCTGTCTCTGACATGGTCGAGCGCGTCTCTGAAAGGGGGGACTCATGGCCGAGCCCATCATGGAGCGTTTCGTCGCTTCGCTGAAGAAGAACCTCACCGCCGAGGATGTGGTGAACCTGGAAGCGTGCATGGACTGCAAACTCTGTGGCGAGGCTTGCGCCTGGTACCTGGGCACGGAGGATGAGCAACTCCACCCCACGTACAAGACCAACTTCGTGCGCGACGTCTACAAACGCTACCTCACCGCTGAGGGCAAGATCGCCGGCAGACTGGGCCTCATCCCCACGCCGACGGTTGAAGATCTGCGCGCCCATCAGGAGTTCTTCTGGAAGTGCACCGCCTGCGGTCGCTGTACCCTCGCCTGCCCGGCAGGCATCAGCACGCGCAGCGTCGTTCGCCTGGCCAGAGCCGCCTACACAGACTCCGGTTTGAGCAACGAGAACCCGACGCTCAACTCGATCATCAACAACCTTGAGACCGTCAATCACAGCTTCGGCCTGACGATCCCGCAGATCCTCTCGCGCTTCAGTCTCTTCCTCTGCAGCCGCGACATCGAGTTGCCGGTCGACATCGAGGGCGCCGACACCCTGTTCGTCTGCCCCTCGGCGGCCAACACCAAGATCCCCGACTACGCGACCAAGGTGATGGAACTGCTCAACGTCGCCCAGGTGAACTACACCGTCTCCACTCGCCTCGCCGAGACCGGCACCGAGGCCGACCACATCATCGTCCATCACGAACTGGCGAAGTCGATCCTCGAGGCCTGGGAGGCCGAGGCCGACCGGCTCGGCGTCAAGCAGGTAATGGTCGCCGAGTGCGGCTGCGACACGCGCTCGCTCTTCTACGAGGCGCACGAACTTCTCGGGCGGCCGTTCAAGTACCCGGTCGTGCTCTTCGACTCGGTCATCGTCGACGCCATCGACAGCGGCAGCCTACCGATCGAGAAGACCGACAAGGCAGTGACACTGCACGACCCTTGCCACTCCACCCGCCTGGCCGGACAGGGCGATATGACACGCGCGCTCCTCGAGCGCTGCTGCACGAATTTCATCGAGATGACCCCCAACCGCGAGTACAACTACTGCTGCAACGGCGGCGCCGGCGGCATGCGACTGCCGGAGAATACCGAGACACGGCGCCGCGTCTCGAGCCTCAAGGCCAATCAGATCAAGAACACGGGCGCCGACTACGTCACCACGCCCTGCGTCGTCTGCATGCTGACTCTCGACGACATCTGCAAGACCTACCAGCTCGGCAAGGCCGCCGAGGGCGAGCGCGCCTCTGTAATGGCGTTCGAAGTGGTGTACGAAGCAGCAATGGCAGCGCTCGTCGCTCGCGATGAGACAGATCGCGTGCGTACGCCGCTTCTGCTCAAGAGCCGCACCAAGAAGTTCCTGCGCGAGCACGCGAGCTCCGGCAAGGTGGTCCAGGTCCTGCAAAGCCCCAACGGCGCGCCGGTGGTCGAGTGGATGGAGAACGACGATGTCGTGAAGCGCTATCTCGCCGGCCACCCGGAGGCGGTGCGCAAACTGGCGGAATTCAAGGCGGTGAACGCTCGCTGGCAGGAGGACGGTCACGTCATTCACCTCTGCCCGCACATCGAGCGTCGCGTCCCCGACCTCGTCGATCTCGAGGACGAGTTCGAAGTCATCAACGCCTAGCGCGAGAGGAGCGGACGTGCAAACTTTCCTGAACATCTTCACGCCGATCGCTCTGGCGCTCTTCGCCGTCGGCATCGGCCTGCGACTTGGACGCTGGGCCAAAGCCGTCGTCAAGGGCGGCGGCAGCCACCGGCGAAACCCGAGCTTCCCCGTCAACTATCAACCGCTCACGATGGTCAAGGGAGCCGTGAATGTGCTTTCCGGCCCCATCACCCACTTCCACCGCAAGGCCAACCGCACCTGGAGCCGCGGCTATCTGCTGTACCACATCGCCATCATCACTGAGGTCACGGGCTACACGCTTTCGGCGATGATCCTCTTCGCGCGCATCGCCATGGGCCAAGCCGTGCCCGACGTTGCTCTCGGCGTCTCGCAGAGCGCGAACTACGAACCCGCCAACTTACTCACCGTCGTCTTCGGTAATGGCGAACCCCTCCAGGCGGAGTTTCTCTTCGGCGGCCTGGCGCCGTACTTCATCGCCCTGACCTGGGTCGCCGTTGGCTTCGCCGTGGTTGGCAATCTCCACCTCGTCTACACGCTCCTGCGGCGCCGCAACGCAGCCGTCGTCGGCGACATCGACGCAGCCGCCGCCGGAGTACGCATCAAGGGTCGTCTCACCTGGGATCGACTCACCGTGCGCCTGCTCATCTTCACCATCATCTGGACCGAGCTTCTGGCCCGCCTCGACATCGTCCCCGGGATCGTCTTCGTACACGCCGCGCTCGGCCTGGCGCTGTTCACGCTCTTCCCGTTCACTTACCTCTTCCACATGGTCTACAACCTGGTTGCCCTCTACTACTCGGGACGGCGACGTGCCATCCGCGCCGTGGCCTGAGAGCCATACCTTCACAGCCGGCGGCAACGCGTATGGCCGCCGCCGTCCCGGGGCATACTGAGGACGGCGGCGGCCATGAGCATGCTCGGCAGCCGGCGCTCCGGATCAGTCCTTCGGACCGAGCCGGCAGTGCGTCTCTCGTCGAGCAACCGGGCGGAAGGTGGGCGGAGGGTAGAAAATATACCCCATAGGGTATATGATGCTCGCCGATGACCAGCGAGGCTGCAGGCAAGAAGGACGCCAAGCCTGCTCTAAGGGTCAACTTCACGGTTAGACCGAGGCAGTATGGGTATGGTGCGGCGGAGGGCCGCAGCGACGAAAAGGAGAATCAATGTCCGACGCAGTCAAGACCTTGACCGACGCAACGTTCGACGCCGATGTGGCTCAGGGCGATGTCATCGTCGACTTCTGGGCTCCCTGGTGCGGCCCGTGCCGTATGGTGGGCCCCATCATCGACGAGATCGCCGATACGTACCCCGACAAGGTCACCGTCGGCAAGCTCAACGTTGACGAGAATCCCGCGACGGCCGGCAAGTACGGCGTCATGAGCATCCCGACGATCATCCTGTTCCGCGACGGTCAACCCGCGAAGAAGGTCATCGGCGCGCGCCCCAAGGCCGACTTCATCCGCGAGTTCGAGCTCGCGTAGCCGCGTACAGCAAGAAGACGTAAGTCACACGCCCTCGGCTGAGCCAAAGCGCCACCGAGGGCGCGCCGCAGAAACTGGTCCCACCTGGAGGCCGGCGCCACCGAGCTATTCGGATGTGGCGCTGGCCTCCAGTTCGTCGATGGCGTCGGTGATGTCGGTCTGGCCGGGCACGCGCTCGTTGAACTCGCGCAACAACTCGAGAGCGTCGTCGCTGCGCTTGACGCGCACGTACAGCCCAGCTAGTGACAGCACTGCCTCGGCGTCGCGCGGATCGAGCCGCGTGACGTATTCCAGCTCTTCGATCGCGCGGTCAACCTGGTTGTTGCCGGCGTAGGCACGGGCGAGACGCTTGCGCAGCGCCGTACCGTAGGGTGCCCTCTCGAGTCCCTCGTTGGCCACCGTGATCGCCTTCTCGAAGTAGGCCTCGTCCAGTGACTCGCCGCCGAGGTTGTAGAGATCGGCGAGCGCTACGTAGTTGTCGTATTCGTCGGGCTCGAACGCAATCGCGTCCTTGAGCGCTTCCTCGGCGGCTTTGAAGTGCGCCCGCACGCCCGCCGCGTAGGTCGTCGTGTCTTCCCCCGCCTCCTGCGCCTGCCGACCCAGTTCCAGGTAGGCGGTGGCCGTGGCGGCGTGCGCCAGGCCGAGCTCGGTGCGGTAGATCCCCGTATACGGGCTCAGCTTGACCGCCCACTCGGCCCAATTGACGCGATCGACACCGGTGCTGTTGCGCCCCTGGATGTAGGCGTAGTCGGCGATGATCGCCAGCGAGGTGTAGCCCACGCCGAGGGCGGCGAGGCCGAGGGCCACGACCGCCGCCACCGTACCCCAACGAGGGGCCGGCACCGTGACGAGCCGAGCAGTGGGCGCCAGCACGACGCCGAGCGCCGTCCAGAGCAAGAACGAAGTGCCGGTGACCGAGAGACCAGCGAACAGTTGCACCAGGTAGCCCACGGCCGCCGCCCAGAAGGCGCCGCGGAGAATGGCCTGCGGTTCCGCGGCGCGTGCAAAGACGGTGCGGAACGAGCGTATCCCCGCCCAGACGAAGATGCCGTAGAAGAGCAGCATGCCGGGGATACCGACGCCCGCGGCGAGCTGCAGCGGGTAGTTGTGGGCGTTGTCGGCGATCGAGGAACCGCCGGCATCACGCACGTACTCGGCCGGCTCGAAGCGCATGAAGACGAGCCGGAAGGTGTCGGCGCCCCAGCCCAGCAACGGGCGATCGCCGATGGCTCCAAGCGCGGCCTGCCAGATCTCGGTGCGCGTTTGGCCGCTGCCGCCGCTGAACTGGAAGATGGAGCCGAGGCGCTTGGCGAAGTTCATGACCTCGTTTTGGCTCGAGAAGCTGCGCCAGATGACGCCGAGGCCAAGCGCGGCGCTGATGCCTACCGGCACCCAGTCGACGCGCAGCAAACGTACCCGCTGGCGCCACGCCATCACGGCGACGAGCACAACGGCGATGAAACCGCCGATCCAGGCGCCACGCGTGAAGGCGACGATGAGCACGAGCCCGTTGAGGCCAAATCCGGCCCAGTAGATCATCCGCCAGAGCAGCCGGCGCTCGCTGAGCACGAGCCCGAGGGCGACGGTCACCGAGAAGATGAGAAACCCGCCCAGAAGGTCGGGGTTGCCGTAAGTGGAGAAGGCGCGGTTGGCTTCGAACGGCAGAGCGGCCCACTTGAAGGGGTCCCAGCCCAGGAACTGCAGCGCGCCGTAACCGGCAACCAGCAGACTCGAGAAGAAGAGCGCCCGGGCGAGGTCGCGCACCCGGGCGGCGCTGGCCGCGAATTGCATGACGAGGAAGGCCAGGATCGCGTAGTTGACGAACGAGAGCAGACCGTCGTAGCGCCGCGGCTTGCCGAAGAACGCCATCGGCCAGTGAATCGACGTGACCGTCGTGATCGCCACCCAGCCGAGGAAGACAAGAATGAGCCAGTCGATGGGCGTGTGACGCAAGGTACCGCCGCGACGCAGCATGTGCCACGCCCACGCCGCCAGCGCGACGAGCGTGCAGACACGCAGCACGTACATCTTGACGATGTCGAACACGTCGAACGTGAAGGGCAGATCGGCGCCGAAGATCGTGATGTTGCTCATCGCGATGGGGACGAGGAAGACGGCCGCCAGGAGAGCCCAGAAGGCGACGCCGAGCGCGCCGCGCGGGAACGCGTCGGCTTCTTCGGGAGCGGCCGTGGCGGCGACCTTGGTGCGCGACTTGGTCGGCGGCCCCGTCTCGCCGGAGGCGAGGTCGGCCGCCGCGCCGGCGCGTTCCGCTTCGCCGCGCGCCGCCTCGGCGCGAGATGCCTCGGCGCGAGATGCCTGTTCGCGCGCCGCCTCGGCGCGCGCCGCTTGATCCCGCGCCGCCCGCCGGCGCGCCTCACGCTGTTTCTTGTTGGCTCGCGCCAAGCTTCTCCTACCTCGCGCCGCGTCCGGTGAGCACCACGCGCAACGTCTCGGCCACAATCTGGGCGTCCATCGCCAGGTTCTGATGATACATGTAGATGAGATCGTACTTGAGCTTGCGCTCGGTCGTCGTCGCGTAGCCACCGCTCACCTGCGCCAGGCCCGTCACGCCGGGCTTGATGCGAAAGCGTTCGCGATAGGCCGGCGCCTCGGCCAGATACTGTTCGGCGAAGAACGGTCGTTCGGGACGCGGACCGACGAAGCTCATATCGCCCTTGAGGATGTTGACGAGCTGCGGCAACTCGTCGAAGCGGTAGCGCCGCAGCACGCGACCGACGCCGGTGACCCGGGGGTCGGCCTCGCAGGCCAGCACCGGCCCGCTGGCACCCTCGGCATCCTTCACCATCGTGCGCAGCTTGTAGATACGGAACGGTCGCATTCCCTTGCCGAGGCGCACCTGCGAGAAGATGACCGGCAGGCCGTCCGCGGCGACAATCGCCAGGGCCGCGACGAGCAGGAACGGGCTCACGAGAATGAGGAGTACGAGCGCGCCGAGCACATCCAAAGCGCGCTTCATGAAGGCGTAGTAGGTCGGCACCGTGGCCCGCGTGATCTGCATCAGCGGCACGTCGCCGACGATCGCGTCGACGGTGCCGATGAATATCTCGTACAGCTCGGGCACGACATCGACGCGCACATCGGTCTCGTCGGCCAGCACGAGTGACTCGACCAGTTCCCGCAACGCCACCGGGCTGACGACGATGACGCGGTTGGCACGGTGCTCCCCGGCGATGCGAGCCACATCTAGCACCCCGCCGAGGACGCGGAAGCCGCCCAACGTCGCCGGGGCGACCGCTCCTTCACCCTCGGCGTGGACGAGGCCGGCGACCGTCCACCCCCAGCGGCCACGCTCGGCCACCTCGTGCGCCAGATCCACGGCGGTTGCGGAAGTACCGACGACGAGCACCCGTTGCTCCGGCCAATGCACGGTGCCGAAACGCAAGAAGAGGAGCCGCCAGCCGGTGAGCAGCACCAAGTCGAAGACCCAGGCGATGAGGATCGTCGAGCGCGCAAACGATGCCGTGCGGGTGCCACCGAAGAAGGCGATCGCCGCCGTCATGATGGTGCCCATCGTGACGGCGGCGACGGCACCGCGCACTACCGCCCAAGGGGTATCGGCGCGCTCCGGATCGTAGAGCCCGTAGGCCCAGGCGCCGCCGAGATAGAAGACTGTGAGGAGCGGCGCCAGCAACAGGTAGGCACGGAAGTTGAAGGCCGGCAGCGAGCCCTGAAAGCGCAGCAGGAAGGCGAGCACGAAGCCCGCGTTGACGAGCACGGCGTCGAGGACCACCGAGAACACGACAAAACGCCCGCGCGACATCAGGCTTGCCCCAGGCTCCGCGGCCCGCCGCGGCCACGGCATTCGAGGAAACGAGCTGCCGCCTCGGCGTACACATCGAGCGTCTGCGCCACCATGCGCGGGATGGTGAACTCGCCAAAGGCGCGCGCCCGTGCCTGAGCTCCAAGACGGGCGCGCAGCCCTTCGTTGTCGAGCAACTCGCGCAGCGCGGCAGCCAGAGCGCCGGCGTCGTTGGGCGGGACGGTGAGCCCGGTGACGCCGTGCAGATTGGCGTACGGCACGCCCGTCGGCAGGTTGGTTGAGACCACTGGTGTCCCCACGCACTGTGCCTCGATCTGCACGAGCCCGAAGGCCTCGCTGCGCTCGACACTGGGCAGACAGAAGACGTCGGCGGCACGATACCAGGCGGCGAGCGCCGCCTCTTCTTGCTCGCCGAGAAAGGTGACGCGCTCGCCCAGGCCCAGCTCGACGGCGAGTTCCCGCAACTCCGGCTCGAGCGGCCCGCGCCCGATCATCACCAGGTCGGCGTTGACGTCGGCCATGGCGCGCACGAGCACATCAGCGCCCTTGTAGTACACGAGCCGACCCACGAACAGCACGATGTGGCGCCCGGGGTGCTGCGCGCGCAGCTCCGCTGCGCGCGCCTCGGCCCCGGGCGCCCCCGCAATGCGCTCAAGCGGCAGCCCGAAGTGCACCACACGGCACTTCTCGGCTCGCGGCGCCAGGAACTCGGAACCCACAATCATGTTGGGCGACGAGGTGATGATGAGGTCGACCTCGTCGAGAAAGCGTTCCAGGAAGGGCCGGTAGCCGCTCAGCATGAGCTTCTGGCGCACGATGTCGCTGTGGTAGAGCACAACCGCCGGCACCTTCGGTCGGGCGGCCAGAAAGGCAAGCTCGCCCCAAGGATATGGTGAGTGGAAATGCAGA carries:
- a CDS encoding O-antigen ligase family protein — encoded protein: MARANKKQREARRRAARDQAARAEAAREQASRAEASRAEAARGEAERAGAAADLASGETGPPTKSRTKVAATAAPEEADAFPRGALGVAFWALLAAVFLVPIAMSNITIFGADLPFTFDVFDIVKMYVLRVCTLVALAAWAWHMLRRGGTLRHTPIDWLILVFLGWVAITTVTSIHWPMAFFGKPRRYDGLLSFVNYAILAFLVMQFAASAARVRDLARALFFSSLLVAGYGALQFLGWDPFKWAALPFEANRAFSTYGNPDLLGGFLIFSVTVALGLVLSERRLLWRMIYWAGFGLNGLVLIVAFTRGAWIGGFIAVVLVAVMAWRQRVRLLRVDWVPVGISAALGLGVIWRSFSSQNEVMNFAKRLGSIFQFSGGSGQTRTEIWQAALGAIGDRPLLGWGADTFRLVFMRFEPAEYVRDAGGSSIADNAHNYPLQLAAGVGIPGMLLFYGIFVWAGIRSFRTVFARAAEPQAILRGAFWAAAVGYLVQLFAGLSVTGTSFLLWTALGVVLAPTARLVTVPAPRWGTVAAVVALGLAALGVGYTSLAIIADYAYIQGRNSTGVDRVNWAEWAVKLSPYTGIYRTELGLAHAATATAYLELGRQAQEAGEDTTTYAAGVRAHFKAAEEALKDAIAFEPDEYDNYVALADLYNLGGESLDEAYFEKAITVANEGLERAPYGTALRKRLARAYAGNNQVDRAIEELEYVTRLDPRDAEAVLSLAGLYVRVKRSDDALELLREFNERVPGQTDITDAIDELEASATSE
- a CDS encoding (Fe-S)-binding protein, whose amino-acid sequence is MAEPIMERFVASLKKNLTAEDVVNLEACMDCKLCGEACAWYLGTEDEQLHPTYKTNFVRDVYKRYLTAEGKIAGRLGLIPTPTVEDLRAHQEFFWKCTACGRCTLACPAGISTRSVVRLARAAYTDSGLSNENPTLNSIINNLETVNHSFGLTIPQILSRFSLFLCSRDIELPVDIEGADTLFVCPSAANTKIPDYATKVMELLNVAQVNYTVSTRLAETGTEADHIIVHHELAKSILEAWEAEADRLGVKQVMVAECGCDTRSLFYEAHELLGRPFKYPVVLFDSVIVDAIDSGSLPIEKTDKAVTLHDPCHSTRLAGQGDMTRALLERCCTNFIEMTPNREYNYCCNGGAGGMRLPENTETRRRVSSLKANQIKNTGADYVTTPCVVCMLTLDDICKTYQLGKAAEGERASVMAFEVVYEAAMAALVARDETDRVRTPLLLKSRTKKFLREHASSGKVVQVLQSPNGAPVVEWMENDDVVKRYLAGHPEAVRKLAEFKAVNARWQEDGHVIHLCPHIERRVPDLVDLEDEFEVINA
- the ilvB gene encoding biosynthetic-type acetolactate synthase large subunit codes for the protein MRGAQALVQALENEGVDTIFGFPGGVAIPFYDALYDAKKLRHVLVRHEQGAAHAADGYARATGRVGVCTATSGPGATNLTTGIANAYLDSIPMVAITWQVRSDLIGTDAFQEADVTGITLPIVKHSYLVKNSADLPQVLHEAVYIASTGRPGPVVIDVPVDTALGEVEYSTPGKIDLPGYKPTMQPHIKQIKAAAKLINEAERPVLYIGGGAIASGAAAQILQLAELRRLPVATTFMGLGSFPETHELSMGMLGMHGTVTANYALHECDLIIAIGARFDDRVTGKLSAFAPHAKVIHADIDPAEVGKNIVPLVPIVGDAKSVAAGLVKELDGLEWSPERSAEWLARIADRKETYPMHYEDPADGSLAPQFVIEEIDRLTNHDAVVCTDVGQHQMWTTQYYTFTKPRQWISSGGLGTMGFGLPAAIGAKVARPEATVVNICGDGGFQMTMQEMATAVNYDVPVVTCILNNKYLGMVRQWQDLFWHKRYSQTCIEVQPDFAKLAEAFGALGLRVDTKEDVAPALQEAIASGRPAVIDFRVAQEENVYPMVPAGKEITEMIGGHPKGGRKS
- the trxA gene encoding thioredoxin, with the translated sequence MSDAVKTLTDATFDADVAQGDVIVDFWAPWCGPCRMVGPIIDEIADTYPDKVTVGKLNVDENPATAGKYGVMSIPTIILFRDGQPAKKVIGARPKADFIREFELA
- the ilvN gene encoding acetolactate synthase small subunit codes for the protein MKHTLSILVEDKPGVLTRVAGLFARRGFNIESLAVGSSEDPALSRITITIDADAHPVDQVTKQLHKLINVIKIRDLDPSSSYEAELLLVKVAGEGEKRTEVLQIAEIFKAKIVDVDRRHVTLRVVGTADKVEALLELMKPLGILEVVRTGTIAIGRGRG
- the ilvD gene encoding dihydroxy-acid dehydratase — protein: MRSDEIKQGIARAPHRSLLRALGVSDSEMERPFIGIANSFSEVVPGHMHLRTLVEAVKGGVRSAGGTPFEFGVMGVCDGIAMNHKGMHYSLPSREIIADTVEAMTMAHAFDALVLVPCCDKIIPGMMMAAARLDVPAIMVGGGPMLAGHLDGKALDLNSVFEAVGQYQAGALDDEGLKAIECSACPTCGSCSGMFTANSMNSLAEVLGLALPGNGTIPAPYSERIRFAKDTGEQVMNVLARGLTPRQLITDVSVGNALAADASMGCSTNTVLHLAAIATEAGVAFPLERINEIAAKVPHICKIAPAGTHHMEDLYRAGGIQAVMKQLIDAGLMDGSALSVAGGTVAEAVARARVVDDDVIRPLDRAYHATGGLAVLFGNLAPQGSVVKEGAVADEMLVHSGPARVFESEKDAVAAIAARQIPSGSVVVIRNEGPKGAPGMPEMLSATSMLSGQGLGAEVALITDGRFSGATRGAAIGHVSPEAHAGGAIGLVKEGDTISIDIPARTLTLEVTEDEIARRRAAQPPIPPRDGVTGYLARYVKLVSGAEKGAVLQ
- a CDS encoding glycosyltransferase, producing MAAVDVRGAHDAGRLRVTMVNKYYWPPHVGGVEAVVRHLSEGLVRLAGAQVRALVANEADRRVEETINGVDVVRLSRQAALSSAPIAAGMPLALREEAARTDLLHFHSPYPWGELAFLAARPKVPAVVLYHSDIVRQKLMLSGYRPFLERFLDEVDLIITSSPNMIVGSEFLAPRAEKCRVVHFGLPLERIAGAPGAEARAAELRAQHPGRHIVLFVGRLVYYKGADVLVRAMADVNADLVMIGRGPLEPELRELAVELGLGERVTFLGEQEEAALAAWYRAADVFCLPSVERSEAFGLVQIEAQCVGTPVVSTNLPTGVPYANLHGVTGLTVPPNDAGALAAALRELLDNEGLRARLGAQARARAFGEFTIPRMVAQTLDVYAEAAARFLECRGRGGPRSLGQA
- a CDS encoding sugar transferase, producing the protein MSRGRFVVFSVVLDAVLVNAGFVLAFLLRFQGSLPAFNFRAYLLLAPLLTVFYLGGAWAYGLYDPERADTPWAVVRGAVAAVTMGTIMTAAIAFFGGTRTASFARSTILIAWVFDLVLLTGWRLLFLRFGTVHWPEQRVLVVGTSATAVDLAHEVAERGRWGWTVAGLVHAEGEGAVAPATLGGFRVLGGVLDVARIAGEHRANRVIVVSPVALRELVESLVLADETDVRVDVVPELYEIFIGTVDAIVGDVPLMQITRATVPTYYAFMKRALDVLGALVLLILVSPFLLVAALAIVAADGLPVIFSQVRLGKGMRPFRIYKLRTMVKDAEGASGPVLACEADPRVTGVGRVLRRYRFDELPQLVNILKGDMSFVGPRPERPFFAEQYLAEAPAYRERFRIKPGVTGLAQVSGGYATTTERKLKYDLIYMYHQNLAMDAQIVAETLRVVLTGRGAR